A genomic window from Anopheles ziemanni chromosome X, idAnoZiCoDA_A2_x.2, whole genome shotgun sequence includes:
- the LOC131290732 gene encoding syndetin: MEKMEEIKYKVLELINKKEVKIPKMGFTDYYTNQQREQMSLRNASAIGSSGSSKQYPINTTAAPTSCYDWAKEIARGDIASGDAIDEPGFCVGDSDALGLSKLSDQEVLESTEVIYFDGNSNTGLHELRKIAEQDKELSCKSIEASIGILKRQHRVISKKVLQLILEQRVACDDEFQRIRDTERMLRETVCMCRTARLKLDTAKLLLTTTNLEILAAYKKRQTLVNLLRIMNALKSMRSIDQRLQRRLTDADYGGAIAILLENKNLSRRFYQYRCVESLSHKLQDTLLLTEVQLDCVLSEIPSEFEPTRYRKLQEAYHLLGKELIAMDQLHMNFISSVHTAAYTVLKQHMDVNVEESKKLTYEQMCDCVPADKYVHCLTALCRAFWKILVSYHQIRCWHQNHSLYEKAPAAMCSGESLQTQTPVQQASSFHQEYIQQKLESGQFRLWNDVQGKVCVFISSSRLHSLKYDQFVQILAIVQRLKKVGFEFCDSHSEKLLGAMQKQSMVFFKRYHIACLEEVGLFFDHEVWVPISSFHDVTQLQEYKNFRHALARTAANRAGASMTGVRGSLSGASKSGDNVAARGAPGVDLIPDSTSSMHSQDESSLYGSCVYFLRFTEKSSPFDGGFDSTMLEEDILAGIADESSYYYSEDSSDNNEQSPSSPAPVAASFEGVSVEESPSSQSHSKTTATSSTNAGASTASNVPVVVVNTSLTVLRCIGRYLYFCKLLHRITPHIVRSMAELIDYYIFSVHDLFSADLSIPRDNLYSARLRAALQRIKVELLPLLRRSWPLSDEMVRADLSDPDTMYGIHKRIVATESCLTLVAQFRQMENYLGGLLATPTGDVGQQPGDTSSEDGGWTQASLREYLVQTTEYVPDIRKPIVMCSTARVVDLQGILQMMTKVKWDINFVNVQHSAYVDTINRGVQYFAMKLEDEISSVTLPRDVLWDSFVHVLTHLLVEGFSNAKKCSAGGRALMQLDFIHFWSLLEIVSGGRHHEHRSYVEQYVKAYYLPKDLLQEWLLEPHGYSTKHLVGLVQCACSSDKKTRQRLLALVESTHDNSSISLATSGQAGEGS; the protein is encoded by the exons ATGGAGAAAATGGAGGAAATAAAGTATAAAGTGCTAGAGCTTATAAACAAG AAAGAGGTCAAGATACCGAAGATGGGATTTACGGATTACTATACGAATCAACAAAGAGAACAGATGTCACTTCGCAACGCATCCGCTATCGGCTCATCGGGCAGTAGTAAACAGTATCCAATCAATACAACCGCTGCCCCCACTTCATGCTACGATTGGGCGAAGGAAATCGCCCGTGGTGATATTGCCAGCGGTGATGCAATCGACGAACCGGGATTCTGTGTAGGGGATTCTGATGCCCTCGGATTGAGTAAGTTGTCAGATCAAGAGGTGCTCGAGTCAACGGAAGTGATTTATTTCGATGGCAATAGCAACACCGGACTACACGAGCTTAGGAAAATAGCCGAGCAAGATAAAGAGCTCAGCTGCAAATCGATAGAAGCGTCCATCGGTATTCTGAAGCGTCAGCACCGTGTAATCTCGAAGAAGGTGTTGCAGTTGATCCTTGAGCAGCGTGTCGCGTGTGATGATGAATTTCAACGGATCCGCGATACGGAGCGAATGCTGCGCGAAACGGTGTGCATGTGCCGGACTGCGCGGCTTAAGTTGGATACAGCAAAGCTGCTACTGACGACGACGAATCTGGAGATATTGGCCGCCTACAAAAAACGCCAAACGTTGGTGAATCTCCTCCGCATTATGAACGCTCTGAAAAGCATGCGATCGATCGACCAGCGGCTGCAACGGCGGCTCACAGATGCTGACTATGGGGGTGCAATCGctattttgctggaaaataaaaatctatcCCGTCGATTTTACCAGTATCGGTGCGTCGAGTCGCTGTCGCACAAGCTGCAGGACACACTGTTGCTCACCGAAGTGCAGCTTGACTGCGTGCTGAGTGAAATACCGTCCGAATTCGAACCGACACGTTATCGTAAGCTGCAGGAAGCGTACCATCTACTTGGGAAGGAACTGATTGCAATGGATCAGCTGCATATGAACTTCATATCCTCGGTACATACGGCCGCCTACACCGTGCTGAAGCAGCACATGGACGTAAACGTGGAGGAGAGCAAGAAACTAACGTACGAGCAGATGTGTGACTGCGTACCGGCTGATAAATACGTACACTGCCTCACGGCACTGTGTAGGGCATTCTGGAAGATACTTGTGTCCTACCACCAGATACGTTGCTGGCATCAAAATCACAGCTTGTACGAAAAGGCTCCGGCCGCGATGTGTAGTGGAGAGTCATTGCAAACGCAGACTCCAGTGCAGCAGGCGTCCTCGTTCCATCAGGAGTACATCCAACAGAAGCTGGAGAGCGGTCAGTTTCGGCTGTGGAACGACGTGCAAGgcaaagtgtgtgtgtttatcagCTCCAGCCGGCTCCACTCGTTGAAGTACGATCAGTTTGTACAGATTCTTGCTATCGTTCAGCGTCTAAAAAAGGTTGGTTTTGAGTTTTGCGACAGCCACTCGGAAAAGTTGCTTGGTGCCATGCAAAAGCAGAGCATGGTATTTTTCAAGCGCTATCATATTGCCTGCCTGGAAgaggttggtttatttttcgacCACGAAGTTTGGGTCCCGATTAGCAGCTTCCACGACGTGACCCAGCTGCAGGAATACAAGAACTTCCGGCATGCACTCGCGCGCACCGCCGCTAATCGTGCGGGCGCTTCTATGACGGGCGTTCGCGGAAGCCTTTCCGGGGCGTCCAAGAGTGGAGATAATGTAGCAGCGCGGGGAGCGCCCGGAGTTGATCTGATACCAGATAGCACTTCCTCGATGCACTCGCAGGACGAGAGCTCGCTGTACGGATCCTGCGTCTACTTTCTTCGATTCACCGAAAAAAGTTCCCCATTCGATGGTGGTTTCGATAGTACGATGCTAGAGGAGGATATTTTGGCGGGCATAGCAGACGAGTCGTCCTACTACTACTCGGAGGATAGTAGCGACAATAATGAGCAGTCGCCATCTTCACCCGCCCCGGTCGCCGCTTCTTTCGAGGGCGTTTCGGTCGAGGAATCACCTTCATCACAAAGCCATTCCAAAACCACAGCTACTTCCAGCACGAATGCGGGCGCTTCTACGGCATCCAATGTGCCGGTGGTAGTTGTTAACACATCGCTCACGGTGCTGCGTTGTATCGGACGGTACCTTTACTTCTGCAAGTTGCTTCACCGCATCACACCGCACATCGTACGATCGATGGCCGAGCTGATCGATTACTACATATTTTCGGTACACGATCTTTTCTCGGCGGACTTGAGCATACCACGTGATAATCTGTACAGTGCGCGATTGCGCGCCGCCCTGCAGCGTATAAAGGTAGAGCTACTGCCCTTGCTGCGCCGTAGCTGGCCACTGTCGGATGAGATGGTTCGAGCGGATTTGAGCGATCCGGATACGATGTACGGAATCCATAAGCGTATCGTGGCTACCGAGAGCTGTCTCACATTGGTAGCTCAGTTTCGTCAAATGGAGAACTATCTCGGGGGACTGTTGGCAACGCCAACTGGAGATGTTGGTCAACAACCGGGCGATACGTCATCGGAGGATGGTGGTTGGACGCAGGCATCGCTTCGAGAGTATCTCGTACAGACGACCGAATACGTTCCCGACATACGCAAGCCCATTGTTATGTGCTCTACGGCGCGAGTCGTCGATCTGCAGGGCATACTGCAGATGATGACGAAGGTGAAATGGGACATTAATTTTGTGAATGTTCAACACTCTGCATATGTCGACACCATAAATCGG ggTGTACAGTATTTTGCCATGAAGCTGGAAGATGAAATATCCTCGGTAACTTTGCCTCGAGATGTGCTCTGGGATAGTTTTGTCCATGTTCTGACGCATCTTCTTGTTGAAGG GTTCTCTAATGCCAAAAAGTGTTCTGCTGGTGGGCGAGCACTCATGCAGTTGGACTTTATTCACTTCTGGTCGCTACTGGAGATAGTATCTGGCGGCAGGCATCATGAACATCGTTCTTATGTTGAGCAGTATGTCAAAGCGTACTATCTACCAAAGGATTTACTGCAGGAGTGGCTTCTGGAACCACATGGTTATTCTACTAAGCATTTGGTTGGCCTCGTACAGTGCGCTTGCAGTAGTGACAAAAAAACGCGACAACGTTTGCTAGCACTGGTAGAATCGACCCATGATAATAGTTCTATTTCATTAGCAACGTCCGGGCAGGCTGGAGAAGGATCGTAG
- the LOC131290733 gene encoding inhibin beta chain: MDGTMRVYNATLWIRLELKLKAKKANKGAAITGNDNHWIHGANKALVLWVFRIINGSKPAETMSKEEEFSKHTEMIAKHTIPLESGLGWQQIDLTSAVRQWHGEKRNDSLKLFVDCSGCGNKIRVHIFEHASNHHHLHHFSRVGLYDSKRQKPLVMMNGAPRSMVKTKYAKSQEGKAVYREVTDDDYNRPHLFVSIATTQVRRLRRRALDCSGAPNEQCCKQKFYVDFKALKWDDWIIRPHGYYANYCKGSCHLADKFSTEYHYVIDQYRRQGNSGHRGLSKMHHKSGSGANGGGGSGLAGIHQCCAPVKYSPMSLIFYGPDGRIIKQDLAKMIVEECGCP, encoded by the exons ATGGATGGGACGATGCGCGTGTACAATGCAACGCTATGGATTCGACTGGAGTTAAAACTGAAAGCAAAGAAAGCTAATAAAGGAGCTGCAATAACGGGCAATGATAACCACTGGATTCATGGTGCAAACAAGGCTCTCGTGTTGTGGGTATTTCGCATTATCAACGGCTCTAAGCCTGCGGAAACGATGAGCAAAGAAGAG GAATTCTCGAAGCACACGGAGATGATTGCGAAACATACCATTCCCTTAGAATCGGGACTCGGATGGCAGCAGATCGATCTGACGAGTGCCGTCCGACAATGGCACGGCGAAAAGCGTAACGATAGTCTTAAGTTGTTTGTAGACTGTTCCGGCTGTGGGAACAAAATACGGGTTCATATTTTTGAGCATGCAtccaatcatcatcatctgcatcACTTTTCTCGTGTCGGATTGTACGACAGCAAAAGACAGAAACCATTGGTCATGATGAATGGTGCCCCGAGATCGAtggtaaaaacaaagtatgcTAAGAGCCAGGAAGGAAAAGCAGTTTATAGAGAAGTCACAGATGATGACTACAATCGTCCTCATTTGTTCGTCAGTATAGCTACGACGCAGGTTAGACGATTGCGACGGCGTGCACTTGATTGCAGTGGTGCACCCAATGAGCAGTGTTGTAAGCAAAAGTTTTACGTAGATTTTAAGGCGCTGAAGTGGGACGACTGGATTATACGGCCACACGGTTACTATGCAAACTACTGCAAGGGAAGTTGCCATTTAGCAGATAAATTCAGCACTGAGTATCACTACGTAATTGATCAATATCGTCGGCAGGGGAACAGTGGACATAGAGGATTGAGTAAAATGCACCACAAGTCGGGAAGTGGAGCCAACGGCGGTGGTGGCTCTGGTTTGGCCGGCATTCATCAATGTTGCGCCCCAGTGAAGTATTCGCCGATGTCTCTTATATTTTATGGCCCTGATGGACGCATTATTAAACAGGACCTGGCAAAAATGATCGTTGAAGAGTGTGGCTGTCCGTAA
- the LOC131290734 gene encoding galectin-4-like: MLTTFAGILSSPVDTGHIFHFRVKSIDDAERININLQSDKTMEAVILLHLSIRFEDQCIVQNAKLAGGWCDPEQVCHLASRGMQKITSGKLFTVYILVSDQQFHIAFDGSHVCSFPIKGPLSEIKCVTITKDVHQVMCADHRQSFPFPFPALQSGDNSYYFSNDVPKPFTPGHVIIITAIPFGNPRGGFIIKFQENGSKKQLLHFNPRFDPYYVVVRNSHATEALDFRQEERSGGFPFIIDQQFKLAIGLAEQEFKFAVNGSIFETYTYKTHRQLEVMNGFRIECTNGLQLEVTAVDHYFTGLPDCAGFEEFSHPDVDIL, from the exons ATGTTAACTACCTTCGCTGGTATTTTGAGCAGTCCGGTGGACACTGGGcacatatttcattttcgcGTGAAGTCAATCGACGATGCTGAAAG AATCAACATTAACTTGCAATCGGACAAAACAATGGAAGCAGTGATATTATTACATTTATCAATTCGATTCGAAGATCAATGTATAGTACAGAATGCAAAGTTAGCTGGAGGCTGGTGCGATCCTGAACAGGTCTGTCACCTGGCGTCAAGAGGCATGCAGAAGATAACATCTG GTAAACTATTTACTGTGTACATCCTGGTGAGCGATCAACAGTTCCATATCGCATTTGATGGTAGTCATGTGTGCTCGTTTCCCATCAAAGGACCGCTGTCTGAAATAAAATGCGTAACGATTACGAAAGATGTCCATCAAGTTATGTGTGCTGACCATCGCCAATCGTTCCCGTTTCCTTTTCCGGCATTGCAGTCGGGTGATAATagctattatttttcaaatgatgtACCAAAACCATTCACGCCAG GTCATGTCATAATCATAACTGCAATTCCTTTTGGCAATCCACGTGGGGGTTTTATCATTAAGTTTCAAGAGAATGGCAGTAAAAAGCAGCTCTTACATTTCAACCCTCGGTTTGATCCGTACTATGTGGTGGTTCGCAATTCTCATGCCACAGAAGCACTAGA TTTTCGGCAAGAAGAACGTTCCGGGGGATTTCCTTTTATCATCGATCAACAATTCAAGCTAGCCATTGGTCTGGCGGAGCAAGAGTTCAAATTCGCCGTCAACGGAAGTATCTTTGAGACATACACTTATAAGACTCACCGTCAGCTAGAGGTGATGAACGGATTTCGTATCGAATGCACCAATGGACTTCAGCTGGAAGTAACGGCTGTAGATCATTACTTTACCGGATTACCCGATTGTGCTGGTTTCGAAGAGTTTTCACATCCTGATGTAGACATTTTGTAG
- the LOC131291029 gene encoding connectin-like, protein MWSISMLVVLVMYAFAANAADFEDGTSICDKCTCMVEKNSATTLSYDFLDCSRSNLFHMLNNWPERFETNNPQREIVFSLSGNDIIQLQQLPPTSAILVFSCRHCKLDSLASGVFLDTPNVLRADLSWNKLDGDALSSDIFRGPYNAEENHAILSLDVLDLGNNMITHLNDDTFKYVTSLSHLSLANNALGQLSDSTAVALKQLIRIKYLDLSYASLTEIDSEIFVDMHDLQELFLQGNRLTVIPDAVLHTTSLIVLNIGENPISTLSIDKPLDTLLHLNISSMTMLNSINVDTFQNVKMLRSLTSRNNTGLEVFDLTVLKHVANLQELDLSQSNLKHLIPPKDTYDSSTNRNELDNYTNYLEVLLLDQNPWHCDCDLQYVLERIGLKLDSEEESRCETPNMLISLHLSDLLYIDVCDVVIHETTKSSVYEKPAFLRPRAIFLTLLSVGIVVGVGIVIGLIIVCLKRRLKDNGVGFASPVRYTSVRESTTSAVYQL, encoded by the exons ATGTGGAGTATATCCATG TTAGTGGTGCTTGTGATGTATGCGTTTGCTGCAAATGCTGCTGATTTTGAAGATGGTACATCAATTTGTGACAAGTGCACTTGCATGGTAGAAAAAAATTCCGCAACAACATTGAGCTATGATTTTCTGGATTGCTCTCGAAGCAACCTGTTTCATATGTTGAACAACTGGCCTGAACGTTTTGAAACGAACAACCCACAGCGAGAGATAGTATTTTCTTTATCCGGTAACGACATTATTCAGCTACAGCAACTACCTCCTACTAGTGCAATCTTGGTATTCAGCTGCCGTCATTGCAAATTAGATAGTCTTGCGAGTGGCGTGTTTTTAGATACCCCCAACGTTTTGCGAGCAGACCTAAGTTGGAATAAGTTAGATGGCGATGCACTCAGTTCTGATATTTTCCGTGGGCCATATAATGCAGAAGAAAACCATGCAATATTATCATTAGATGTATTGGACCTGGGAAATAATATGATAACGCATCTAAACGATGATACATTCAAATATGTCACCAGCTTAAGCCATCTATCTTTGGCTAACAACGCCCTTGGGCAACTATCGGATTCTACTGCCGTTGCTTTAAAGCAGCTGATTCGCATCAAATATTTAGATTTGTCATATGCTTCTCTCACGGAGATTGACTCTGAAATATTCGTCGACATGCATGATCTACAAGAACTGTTCCTTCAAGGAAATAGATTAACAGTTATCCCAGATGCAGTGCTTCATACGACATCGCTGATAGTTCTAAACATTGGGGAGAATCCCATTTCTACGCTGAGCATAGATAAAC CACTAGATACCCTACTTCATTTAAACATAAGCAGTATGACCATGTTAAACAGCATCAACGTGGATACATTTCAAAATGTTAAAATGCTACGAAGTTTGACGAGTCGAAATAACACTGGGTTAGAAGTCTTTGATTTGACTGTATTGAAGCATGTAGCAAATTTACAAGAG cTGGACTTATCTCAATCAAACCTAAAACATCTTATTCCACCAAAAGATACATACGATTCCTCAACTAATCGGAATGAATTAGATAACTATACCAATTACCTAGAAGTATTACTTCTAGACCAGAATCCATGGCATTGTGATTGCGATTTGCAGTATGTGCTCGAACGGATTGGATTGAAATTAGATTCTGAAGAGGAGTCCCGTTGTGAGACACCTAATATGTTAATATCGTTGCATCTATCCGACTTATTGTACATCGACGTATGCGATGTTGTCATACATGAAACTACAAAAAGTTCTGTGTACGAAAAACCGGCATTCCTCCGTCCCAGAGCTATTTTCTTGACATTATTATCAGTAGGAATTGTAGTAGGTGTAGGAATTGTTATTGGGCTAATTATTGTTTGTCTTAAGCGACGACTTAAAGATAATGGAGTTGGGTTTGCCTCGCCGGTCCGGTACACATCAGTTCGCGAAAGTACCACTTCAGCCGTTTATCAACTTTAA
- the LOC131290793 gene encoding E3 ubiquitin-protein ligase Hakai-like, translated as MDSDDGGSKRSGRGRGRTRGTRGRGRGRGRGRGKKATRVISSDEEEDIPSPKFSPAIDSDDEVPEKVTSKSITKQTVAEIEPLDEPPPEQSQAPVPIEPDLEALSISTHTAPLIIDMEADISQLEAPTFTTISRGPPEPMLRLNWNHKVNLIGEKVLNPMIYCCDQCDKPILIYGRMIPCKHVFCLRCARSDTLKVCPRCKEKVIRVEQTGLGTVFMCTHGGTRYGNSGCRRTYLSQRDLQAHINHRHVTNPPLPPQPPATSLQQPQNATLPVHPMELSPITKHMAEKIGSGGTAPMRKNSSEHMNSPRSGMLQHRSNIAPGTELGDNYYTYSPYSTGISGGSQQHHMPSTTSQQSPVQQHQPRNTGYSPFGHQTMSPQQQQHQSSSSTTTSWSQSASQYYR; from the exons atggACTCGGATGATGGTGGATCGAAGCGGTCAGGGCGCGGCCGTGGACGCACACGGGGCACTCGGGGGCGTGGACGCGGTCGTGGTCGTGGAAGAGGTAAAAAAGCCACACGCGTTATATCTTCTGACGAAGAGGAAGATATACCTTCGCCTAAGTTTTCGCCGGCAATCGACAGTGACGATGAAGTTCCGGAGAAAGTAACGTCAAAATCGATCACTAAGCAAACTGTTGCAGAAATTGAACCTCTTGATGAACCGCCACCAGAGCAATCGCAGGCCCCGGTTCCCATTGAACCGGATCTAGAAGCGCTTTCTATCAGCACTCATACTGCACCGCTGATAATCGACATGGAGGCGGACATTTCGCAACTCGAAGCACCAACCTTCACTACAATCTCGCGGGGTCCTCCGGAACCTATGCTACGATTGAACTGGAACCACAAAGTGAATCTCATAGGTGAAAAGGTGTTGAATCCGATGATATACTGCTGCGACCAGTGTGACAAGCCGATCTTAATTTATGGCCGTATGATCCCATGCAAACACGTCTTTTGCCTACGTTGCGCACGATCCGACACCCTAAAGGTCTGTCCGCGCTGTAAGGAGAAAGTAATCCGAGTCGAACAGACTGGTCTCGGCACAGTGTTTATGTGCACGCACGGTGGTACTCGCTATGGAAATTCAGGCTGCCGTCGCACGTATCTGTCGCAACGCGACCTGCAAGCGCACATCAACCATCGGCATGTCACCAACCCGCCCCTACCGCCGCAACCTCCGGCCACAAGCCTTCAACAGCCACAAAACGCCACGCTTCCGGTACATCCTATGGAGTTATCGCCAATAACCAAGCATATGGCAGAAAAGATTGGCAGTGGTGGGACAGCACCAATGCGTAAAAATTCCTCCGAACATATGAACTCCCCTCGTTCTGGAATGCTGCAACATCGTAGTAATATCGCTCCAGGCACAGAATTGGGGGATAATTATTACACCTATAGTCCGTATTCAACCGGAATTTCTG GCGGTTCGCAACAGCATCACATGCCATCAACCACGTCCCAGCAATCGCCTgtacaacaacatcaaccccGCAACACCGGGTATTCACCATTCGGCCATCAAACAATGTCgccacagcaacagcaacatcaaTCCTCTTCTTCAACCACAACCTCATGGAGTCAATCTGCCAGCCAGTACTATCGGTAA